A genome region from Segatella copri includes the following:
- a CDS encoding glycoside hydrolase family 28 protein has product MKKSIIKTVVLAALMALPMFTKAQTFAGITAEQIAQNTPEGWTAVELPQLPTITSANTFNIKDYGASTSAADNTKAIQKALDAVPSTGGMVVIPAGTWMFGSTDQMTSKTEVLSIKSKTVLHLCAGATLKLVEYGKAPNNKTLFIGCKNKNQSDIVIEGEGETSIIDGQGTRWWKARDNNEKFNPGAMIRFEKGSRFLIRNLKVQNTPGVNITLSNSNGANHGTVHDVTIYNPSSETKTEQPSHNTDGISIWGHHMNIYNCNISTGDDNVVCDDNAQYIHVWNCDFGTGHGASIGSYTKNIKHVWFDNITMNGTTAGIRMKTGINSDGTLRGGGEEDWKFTNFTMTKVKNPFSIDCFYDKNYNSDPAVDKANARAVDSTTPTYNGILLQNVKTTDVCEGNAIFLIGRPESHIKNVTLDNVQISAKKGIDIRFVDNLVFKNNSKITVSSGSIWLKKFDSTWTDECDATSTGSTVTDTKGPFTLNSKTLTDKTAGSFSNGFAISNEKGKTYDTGSGTNYIKYSANQYTIIIPDGIKIVKMDIEGKDNYTDADAYLGEINGTSYDASTYVFPKDKSLKKYTVEFDSPVEHTLTFTPKVKQCILQFTLYTETSTGIQPIAAIAKVNNNNIYDLSGRMVKLNAKAEDLQGLKKGIYIYNNKKYVAK; this is encoded by the coding sequence ATGAAGAAATCAATCATTAAGACAGTCGTGCTGGCTGCGCTCATGGCTCTGCCAATGTTCACTAAAGCACAAACTTTCGCTGGTATCACAGCCGAGCAGATTGCACAGAACACTCCTGAAGGATGGACTGCCGTAGAACTGCCACAGTTGCCTACCATCACTTCGGCAAACACATTTAATATCAAGGATTATGGTGCCTCGACATCTGCTGCAGACAACACCAAGGCTATCCAAAAAGCACTTGATGCTGTGCCTTCTACCGGTGGTATGGTCGTGATTCCTGCCGGTACCTGGATGTTTGGTAGTACCGACCAGATGACAAGCAAGACCGAGGTACTCAGCATCAAGTCAAAGACTGTGCTCCACCTTTGCGCAGGAGCCACCTTGAAGCTCGTAGAATATGGAAAGGCACCTAACAACAAAACGCTCTTTATCGGTTGCAAGAATAAGAACCAAAGCGACATTGTTATTGAGGGCGAAGGTGAGACTTCCATCATCGATGGACAGGGAACCCGTTGGTGGAAGGCTCGCGACAACAATGAGAAATTCAATCCGGGAGCCATGATCCGATTCGAGAAAGGCAGCCGATTCCTGATTCGCAATCTCAAGGTTCAGAATACTCCGGGTGTCAACATCACCTTGAGTAACAGCAATGGTGCGAACCATGGTACTGTTCATGATGTAACCATCTATAACCCTTCTTCTGAAACCAAGACAGAGCAACCTTCTCATAACACAGACGGTATCTCTATCTGGGGACACCACATGAACATCTATAACTGCAACATCAGTACAGGTGATGATAACGTAGTTTGCGATGACAATGCTCAGTATATCCATGTTTGGAACTGCGACTTTGGTACAGGACATGGTGCTTCTATCGGTAGCTACACCAAGAACATCAAGCATGTTTGGTTCGACAATATCACCATGAACGGTACTACTGCGGGTATCCGCATGAAGACAGGTATCAATAGCGATGGTACACTGCGTGGCGGTGGCGAGGAGGACTGGAAGTTCACCAACTTCACCATGACCAAGGTGAAGAACCCATTCTCTATCGACTGCTTCTACGACAAAAATTACAACAGCGATCCAGCCGTAGATAAGGCAAATGCAAGAGCGGTGGACAGCACAACTCCAACCTACAACGGCATTCTGCTTCAGAACGTGAAGACAACAGATGTATGCGAAGGTAACGCTATCTTCCTGATTGGCCGTCCTGAGAGCCATATCAAGAACGTGACACTCGACAATGTACAGATTTCTGCCAAGAAGGGTATCGACATCCGTTTCGTAGATAATCTCGTGTTCAAGAACAACTCTAAGATTACCGTCAGCAGCGGTTCAATCTGGCTCAAGAAGTTTGATTCTACTTGGACAGACGAGTGTGATGCTACGTCTACAGGTTCAACAGTTACTGATACTAAGGGTCCTTTCACATTAAACTCAAAAACTTTGACGGATAAGACAGCCGGTTCTTTCAGCAATGGCTTCGCTATCAGCAATGAGAAGGGAAAGACATACGATACTGGTTCTGGTACCAACTATATCAAGTATAGCGCAAATCAATACACCATCATCATTCCTGACGGCATAAAGATTGTCAAAATGGATATCGAGGGAAAAGACAATTACACAGATGCAGATGCCTATCTCGGCGAGATAAACGGCACAAGCTATGATGCTTCTACCTATGTTTTTCCAAAAGACAAAAGTCTGAAAAAATATACAGTAGAGTTTGATTCACCTGTAGAGCACACGCTTACTTTCACTCCAAAGGTAAAGCAGTGCATCTTGCAGTTCACTCTCTATACAGAGACATCTACAGGCATCCAGCCAATTGCTGCCATCGCCAAGGTAAACAATAATAACATTTACGATCTCAGCGGTCGCATGGTAAAGCTCAATGCCAAGGCAGAAGACCTGCAAGGTCTCAAAAAAGGGATCTATATCTACAACAACAAGAAATACGTAGCTAAATAA
- a CDS encoding TonB-dependent receptor encodes MYQQLKRASMALTLSSVCFLAFAQKTIQGTVKDANGDPMIGVTITDQNGKAGGITDLDGKFTIQNADPNAVLTFSYIGCKPKKVKVGSQKTWNIVLEDDNAALDEVVVVGYGTMRKRDVTGSIASVNSEKIAARGTTNLAESLQGSVPGVNITQSGSRAGAGFNIQVRGQASINKQAQPLYVIDGVVCDNMDFLNPDDIDRIDVLKDASSTAIYGSRASAGVIMITTKGSKGADKAQKATISYDGYYGIKKLARMPEMMGANEFMDYRFARYTMLDGKSYDGSSRKGVDAEGHPHYIIKDTDLNSAFLTRKGGTSYKDSKLYELMMDPSFDGYDWKKMVTRTAAQQNHFISAAGATDKVNYRVGMGYQGEENVFKGNDYERFNLKGAMDAKLNKFFDAGFSVNLSMSKTEDVCTDGTFSPYVNAFYFNPFVSPTDADGNLIPNPGAKAAFGSDAQFTSTYNPLIDLYDGNYTNETKKYTMMGNLYLRANIMKGLKFTTTFSPNYSHKRQGIFYATGINEGNDVGSTYYQKNKTNFASVANTSRMDWTWDNQIDYNLTFGDHNIGAMALFSLYKSNTEYQYEEAKGIANDHTTFHNLGSASGDKNLSSKYNESSLESFAFRANYSYKGRYMATATLRTDGSSRFADGNRWGWFPSVAAAWRISDEAWMKQFSSWLDNTKLRVSYGVTGNNNVGDYVTIASATGPTYVTIDGNEVQGYHPNGLVNTALIWEKVKEFDLGLDLSFLKNRINVTADFYNRLSDGQIMSRSVPIETGEKTSTFNVGSVQNRGIELGLNFNIINKKDFSWSANVNFARNWNKIKELSNGKVDEVANNWFIGEPLNVLRDYTHTEVITDKGVTMHTMNGDKHYTLKEFYDKYGKKYKWYEGQVAVNDWNDDGKIDDSDKQIYGCTDPRWTGSLSTNIYFKGFDFSIMFYTKSGFWSRSYFHEKYMKYSDRGNAHMKLDYYIPAGAPIINHETGEITTATETHYGKYPYPNNSDTSMGGYFGDKGSAKGEGFQYQKTSFTKVKNITLGYTLPKNVVSKAGIRNLRVYMNILNPFCFTNYKGFDPEWASQSLQNGGPSSVTYQFGVNLKF; translated from the coding sequence ATGTATCAACAACTGAAACGTGCCAGCATGGCACTGACCTTGAGTTCGGTTTGTTTCCTCGCTTTTGCGCAGAAAACAATCCAAGGTACCGTTAAGGATGCTAATGGCGACCCAATGATTGGTGTAACCATTACTGACCAGAATGGCAAGGCAGGTGGCATCACCGACCTTGACGGTAAGTTTACCATTCAGAACGCAGACCCTAATGCGGTCTTGACTTTCAGCTACATCGGCTGCAAGCCTAAGAAAGTAAAAGTAGGAAGTCAGAAAACATGGAACATCGTACTTGAAGATGACAATGCAGCCCTTGACGAGGTCGTTGTCGTTGGTTATGGTACTATGCGTAAACGCGACGTAACTGGTTCTATCGCATCTGTCAACTCAGAAAAGATTGCCGCTCGTGGTACTACCAATCTTGCAGAGTCTCTGCAGGGTTCTGTTCCTGGTGTCAACATCACCCAGTCTGGTAGCCGCGCAGGTGCAGGCTTCAATATCCAGGTTCGTGGACAGGCTTCCATCAACAAGCAGGCACAGCCATTGTATGTTATTGATGGTGTGGTTTGCGACAACATGGACTTTCTCAACCCTGATGATATCGACCGCATCGACGTATTGAAGGATGCATCTTCTACCGCCATCTATGGTTCCCGTGCTTCTGCCGGTGTCATCATGATTACCACCAAGGGAAGCAAGGGTGCAGACAAGGCACAGAAGGCTACCATCTCTTATGACGGATATTACGGTATCAAGAAGCTTGCCCGCATGCCAGAAATGATGGGTGCCAATGAATTCATGGATTACCGTTTTGCCAGATACACCATGCTCGACGGAAAGAGCTACGATGGTTCAAGCCGCAAGGGTGTTGATGCCGAAGGACATCCACACTACATCATCAAGGATACCGACTTGAATTCAGCCTTCCTGACCCGCAAGGGAGGAACCAGCTACAAGGATTCAAAGCTTTACGAACTGATGATGGATCCAAGTTTTGACGGTTACGACTGGAAGAAGATGGTGACCCGCACTGCAGCTCAGCAGAACCACTTCATCAGCGCTGCCGGCGCTACAGATAAGGTAAACTACCGTGTAGGTATGGGTTACCAGGGCGAGGAGAACGTATTCAAAGGCAACGACTATGAGCGTTTCAACCTGAAGGGTGCCATGGATGCCAAGCTCAACAAATTCTTTGATGCTGGTTTCTCTGTCAACTTGTCTATGAGTAAGACTGAAGATGTTTGCACGGATGGAACTTTTTCACCATACGTGAATGCCTTCTATTTCAACCCATTCGTATCTCCTACAGATGCAGATGGCAATCTGATTCCTAACCCGGGCGCCAAGGCTGCCTTTGGTTCAGATGCTCAGTTTACCTCGACATACAACCCATTGATTGACCTCTATGATGGTAATTATACCAATGAGACCAAGAAATACACCATGATGGGTAACTTGTATCTGCGTGCCAATATTATGAAGGGATTGAAGTTTACTACAACCTTCTCTCCAAACTATTCTCACAAGCGCCAGGGCATCTTCTATGCTACAGGTATCAACGAAGGTAACGATGTAGGTTCTACCTATTATCAGAAGAACAAGACCAACTTTGCATCTGTTGCAAACACCAGCCGGATGGATTGGACCTGGGATAACCAAATAGACTATAACTTGACTTTTGGTGACCACAACATTGGTGCCATGGCCCTCTTCTCACTCTACAAGAGCAATACAGAGTATCAATACGAAGAGGCTAAGGGTATCGCCAACGATCATACTACATTCCACAATCTGGGTTCAGCTAGCGGTGATAAGAATCTCTCCAGCAAATACAATGAGTCATCACTGGAGTCATTTGCCTTCCGTGCCAACTACTCTTACAAGGGAAGATATATGGCCACAGCTACACTCCGTACCGATGGCAGCTCCCGTTTTGCCGATGGCAACCGCTGGGGATGGTTCCCATCTGTAGCCGCAGCATGGCGCATCTCTGATGAGGCATGGATGAAGCAGTTCAGTTCTTGGCTTGACAATACCAAACTCCGTGTATCTTACGGTGTTACAGGCAACAACAATGTGGGCGACTATGTAACCATCGCTTCTGCTACAGGTCCTACCTACGTAACCATCGATGGTAATGAAGTGCAGGGCTATCATCCTAACGGATTGGTGAACACAGCCCTCATTTGGGAGAAGGTGAAGGAGTTCGATCTCGGTCTCGACCTGAGTTTCCTGAAGAATCGGATCAATGTAACTGCCGACTTCTACAATCGTCTTTCTGATGGTCAGATCATGTCACGTTCAGTGCCTATCGAAACCGGTGAGAAAACTTCAACCTTCAACGTTGGTTCTGTTCAGAACAGAGGTATTGAACTCGGTTTGAACTTTAATATCATCAACAAGAAAGACTTCTCTTGGAGTGCGAACGTAAACTTTGCCCGCAACTGGAACAAGATTAAGGAGTTGAGTAATGGTAAGGTTGATGAAGTTGCCAACAACTGGTTCATCGGTGAGCCATTGAACGTACTCCGCGACTATACCCATACCGAAGTTATCACTGACAAGGGTGTAACTATGCACACTATGAATGGTGACAAGCACTATACCCTAAAGGAATTCTACGACAAGTATGGAAAGAAATACAAGTGGTATGAGGGCCAGGTAGCCGTTAATGACTGGAACGACGACGGTAAGATTGATGACAGTGATAAGCAAATTTATGGTTGCACCGATCCACGCTGGACAGGAAGCCTCTCTACCAATATCTATTTCAAGGGCTTCGACTTCTCCATCATGTTCTATACAAAGAGCGGATTCTGGTCACGCAGCTATTTCCACGAGAAGTATATGAAGTATAGCGACCGTGGTAATGCCCACATGAAGTTGGATTACTACATCCCTGCAGGAGCACCAATCATCAATCATGAGACAGGTGAGATTACAACCGCCACAGAGACCCACTACGGAAAGTATCCTTATCCAAACAACAGCGATACATCTATGGGTGGTTACTTCGGTGACAAGGGTTCAGCCAAGGGAGAAGGCTTCCAGTATCAGAAGACTTCATTCACCAAGGTTAAGAACATCACCCTGGGTTACACCTTGCCAAAGAACGTAGTAAGCAAGGCTGGAATCAGAAACCTTCGTGTTTACATGAATATCCTGAACCCATTCTGCTTCACCAACTACAAGGGCTTCGACCCTGAGTGGGCTTCACAGAGCTTGCAGAACGGTGGTCCATCATCTGTAACCTATCAGTTTGGTGTCAACTTGAAGTTCTAA
- a CDS encoding RagB/SusD family nutrient uptake outer membrane protein, with protein sequence MKKILYSVALAACCMGTMTSCSDFLDAEDKSNVSDKQTFATKDGFNTLVNDAYQRLQNIYAAPLFTSCFSAGTDMYTDARNKMNEALNTYETLTPENTDIKNLYTYLYSGIRAANSVSYYAQSAKIDDALKNKLVGEARVLAAYEYYLLVNNFGGVPIMKDFLTSAKTGYPKSSSEDVYAYIISELEDVISKNVLQASTATKGGGRISQETAKAILAKTYLSAAWDLGKQEYFAKAASLADEVIAGRKLTTPFASLWKADGSGDDNAEFLWDVEYDLATANNTTSGGTAWSTYYCNYLGGAEDPIKATSSSYVPTIYALHCFQKGDLRYDATFMKELPNINKGNATNTGYWTWYKNGESLKGYPVVRYYSAWYETDADFDSWKAKDPTNRANTYRIPMDSRTKEAQNMDGSDIDYYDNQALVYGSSPCKKFDDSQTASNQGNTCYRDIHIITLPEMYLVAAEAYLKAGVNDKALARLNEVHQRAGLPALTGTVTIDDILDENACENFGNEARWMDLRRTQTLVTRCTKYNHEMGDKAAQYIGKKLLRPIPQAAIDANDQLTLADQNPGY encoded by the coding sequence ATGAAAAAGATATTATATAGCGTAGCTCTCGCTGCTTGCTGCATGGGCACCATGACCAGCTGTAGCGACTTTCTGGACGCAGAAGACAAGTCGAATGTGAGCGACAAACAAACTTTCGCTACCAAAGATGGCTTCAACACTTTGGTAAATGATGCCTATCAACGTCTGCAAAACATCTATGCAGCACCTCTGTTCACCAGCTGCTTTTCTGCAGGTACAGATATGTATACCGATGCTCGAAACAAGATGAATGAGGCATTGAACACTTACGAGACTCTGACTCCAGAAAATACGGATATCAAGAATCTCTATACTTATCTCTATTCAGGTATCCGTGCAGCTAATTCTGTATCCTACTATGCACAGAGCGCTAAGATAGATGATGCCTTGAAGAACAAGCTCGTGGGCGAGGCACGCGTGCTTGCTGCATATGAATACTATCTCCTAGTGAACAACTTTGGAGGTGTACCTATAATGAAGGATTTCCTCACTTCGGCAAAAACCGGATATCCTAAGTCTTCTTCTGAAGATGTATACGCCTATATCATCAGCGAGCTCGAAGATGTTATCAGCAAGAATGTGCTTCAGGCTTCAACAGCTACCAAGGGTGGCGGCAGAATCAGCCAGGAAACAGCCAAGGCTATCCTTGCCAAGACCTATCTCTCAGCAGCATGGGACCTCGGCAAGCAGGAATACTTTGCCAAGGCAGCTTCTCTTGCCGATGAGGTAATTGCAGGCAGAAAGTTGACAACACCATTTGCCAGCCTTTGGAAGGCAGATGGTTCTGGCGATGATAACGCAGAGTTTCTTTGGGACGTAGAATACGATTTGGCCACAGCCAACAACACAACATCGGGTGGTACAGCATGGAGCACTTACTACTGCAACTACTTAGGTGGAGCCGAAGATCCTATCAAGGCAACTTCCTCTAGCTATGTGCCAACAATCTATGCTTTGCATTGCTTTCAGAAGGGCGACCTGCGTTACGATGCTACCTTTATGAAGGAATTGCCTAATATAAACAAAGGAAATGCTACGAATACTGGCTACTGGACATGGTATAAAAATGGTGAGAGCCTAAAGGGTTATCCTGTGGTTCGTTACTATTCTGCATGGTATGAGACCGATGCCGACTTTGATTCATGGAAGGCTAAAGACCCAACAAACAGAGCGAATACCTACCGCATTCCTATGGATTCACGAACCAAGGAAGCACAGAATATGGATGGCTCCGATATAGACTACTATGACAACCAGGCGCTAGTATATGGTTCAAGTCCTTGCAAGAAATTTGATGACAGTCAGACTGCATCTAATCAAGGCAACACCTGCTATCGTGACATCCATATCATCACATTACCAGAAATGTATCTTGTAGCAGCCGAAGCATATCTGAAGGCTGGTGTTAATGATAAGGCATTGGCACGACTCAATGAGGTTCACCAGCGTGCTGGACTTCCTGCACTTACAGGAACAGTCACTATTGATGACATCCTTGATGAGAATGCCTGCGAGAACTTCGGTAATGAGGCTCGTTGGATGGATCTGCGCAGAACCCAGACCCTGGTAACACGTTGCACCAAGTATAACCATGAGATGGGAGACAAGGCTGCCCAGTATATCGGCAAGAAACTTCTTCGCCCTATCCCACAGGCTGCAATTGATGCCAACGATCAGCTGACATTAGCCGACCAAAATCCTGGTTACTAA
- a CDS encoding type IV toxin-antitoxin system AbiEi family antitoxin: MANNNIIKQALDALKASLPMDDVMSTTAIKEKCVNDNDTIVKIMNVDFVCFVKENITKTSLNPTLATMQAMNNDKQQILLVTQYVTPQVSTELASKGINYLDCAGNCLVRYMKRGNLIFQISNQGRKNTEPQVKTYPVFQDAGLKVVFYLLQNADNVKKPYREIKEQIGVSLGSVKNVLDELARRGFVCDTRNGRAIKDKKKLLDLWVSNYNEVLKPKLLVGTMAFRTDAKRNEWKNIELPQGMVWGGEPAANLIDGYLQPGSFDIYTELPAAHLMRTGAVKQDVNGEIHLYNKFWNWETDNRTIPAILIYADLMGSGNCRCLEAAQRILKNELKDFE; encoded by the coding sequence ATGGCAAACAATAATATAATAAAACAAGCATTGGATGCTCTAAAAGCAAGCCTTCCTATGGATGATGTCATGTCGACAACAGCCATTAAAGAGAAGTGTGTCAATGATAATGATACCATTGTTAAGATAATGAATGTAGATTTTGTGTGCTTTGTTAAAGAAAACATAACCAAGACTTCATTAAATCCTACATTAGCAACGATGCAAGCTATGAACAATGACAAGCAGCAAATCTTGCTAGTTACACAATATGTCACACCGCAGGTATCAACAGAACTGGCAAGCAAAGGCATTAACTATCTTGACTGTGCAGGAAACTGCCTTGTAAGATACATGAAAAGGGGAAATTTAATTTTCCAAATATCCAATCAAGGCAGGAAAAATACAGAACCACAGGTTAAGACATATCCCGTATTTCAAGATGCTGGATTGAAAGTCGTATTTTATCTGTTGCAAAATGCAGACAATGTAAAGAAGCCTTATCGAGAAATAAAAGAGCAGATTGGTGTATCTTTAGGCAGCGTGAAAAACGTCTTGGACGAACTTGCAAGACGTGGTTTTGTCTGTGATACACGAAATGGTCGTGCTATTAAAGACAAAAAGAAACTGCTTGACTTATGGGTTAGCAATTACAATGAAGTTTTGAAGCCCAAGCTATTAGTAGGTACAATGGCATTTAGAACAGACGCGAAAAGGAACGAGTGGAAAAATATAGAATTACCACAAGGAATGGTATGGGGAGGAGAACCTGCTGCCAACTTAATAGATGGCTACTTACAACCAGGAAGTTTCGACATATACACGGAATTACCAGCTGCACATCTGATGCGAACTGGGGCTGTCAAGCAAGATGTAAATGGTGAAATTCATCTATACAACAAATTCTGGAATTGGGAAACAGACAACAGGACTATTCCTGCAATATTAATCTATGCAGACTTGATGGGTAGTGGCAACTGTCGCTGCTTAGAGGCTGCGCAACGCATATTAAAGAATGAGCTTAAAGATTTCGAGTGA
- a CDS encoding DUF5123 domain-containing protein: protein MKSIKNILGTASMIALTLSATSCTDGNDWDVDGSLSRLFGLNGDKITVETAETSATVTFSAFTSKTVPSPEYYVFEVSKDSLYEGVENANIIKFGEDKTLTSSPVVLSGLDGDSKYYMRVKAMSSTVNESKWVYYKDGSSFKTKAEQIFNNVEATDLFEDHVNLSWTPGADVTHITYANANDAENIQTINLTDEEKAAGKYTLAGLQPTSTYTITIYKNDVKRGQLQITTPAAMPAADYKYSLASDVTVISQTLIDEIAEQAKAKAGNATNYSATIGIPAGAKVALYGTNDSDGGKTNVTIPDGMSVTFFGLAGGETPTITLDKNFDVAGSHAFIKFQNVKLEENGASYFINQSKACTVSEFTLEDCEVSNIKNSFFRLQGSDAKSISKLTLKNSIFTKLCAGYGFIHIDAKSGAGHLDNVKIDGCTFNSICVTGKVFIYSNNTDMQDITIKNSTFYNCNGNGQFFVDFGKDAKFGPNTFTIESCIFGKSADEKTDKNIRSKTPATVANSFRTTDFFKVIKGVNDTEFSSEQLFTDPANGNFTIKAGTLKEKAGDPRWYVVED from the coding sequence ATGAAGAGCATTAAAAACATATTGGGCACAGCATCTATGATAGCATTGACTCTGTCGGCTACATCTTGTACCGATGGCAATGACTGGGACGTAGATGGCAGCCTGTCAAGATTGTTCGGTCTCAACGGTGACAAAATCACCGTTGAAACTGCCGAAACATCAGCTACGGTTACATTCTCTGCCTTCACATCAAAAACAGTTCCTTCACCAGAGTACTATGTATTCGAGGTAAGCAAGGATTCTCTTTACGAAGGTGTTGAGAATGCTAACATCATCAAGTTCGGAGAAGATAAGACCTTGACTTCTTCTCCAGTAGTTCTCTCTGGTCTCGATGGCGACAGCAAGTACTACATGCGTGTAAAGGCTATGTCTTCTACTGTTAATGAGTCTAAATGGGTTTACTACAAGGATGGTTCATCTTTCAAGACAAAGGCAGAGCAAATCTTCAACAATGTAGAGGCAACCGACCTCTTCGAGGATCACGTGAACTTGAGCTGGACTCCAGGTGCTGATGTTACTCACATCACTTATGCTAACGCTAACGATGCAGAGAACATCCAGACTATCAATTTGACAGATGAGGAAAAGGCAGCTGGTAAATATACTCTTGCTGGCTTACAGCCAACAAGCACTTATACCATCACTATCTATAAGAATGACGTAAAGCGCGGCCAGTTGCAGATTACAACTCCTGCAGCCATGCCAGCAGCTGACTATAAGTATTCTCTTGCCAGCGATGTAACAGTCATCTCACAGACGCTCATCGATGAGATAGCTGAACAGGCTAAGGCTAAGGCAGGCAACGCGACAAACTATAGCGCAACCATCGGTATCCCAGCCGGTGCCAAGGTAGCTCTCTACGGCACAAATGATTCAGACGGTGGCAAGACCAACGTAACCATCCCAGACGGAATGTCTGTTACATTCTTCGGTTTGGCAGGAGGCGAGACGCCAACCATCACCCTCGACAAGAACTTCGATGTTGCAGGTTCTCATGCATTCATCAAGTTCCAAAACGTGAAATTGGAAGAGAATGGTGCTAGCTACTTCATCAACCAGAGCAAGGCTTGTACCGTAAGCGAGTTCACTTTGGAGGATTGCGAGGTTAGCAATATCAAAAATTCATTCTTCCGTCTCCAGGGAAGTGATGCTAAGTCTATCAGCAAACTTACCTTGAAGAATAGTATCTTCACCAAACTCTGTGCAGGTTATGGTTTCATCCACATTGATGCAAAAAGCGGTGCAGGTCATCTCGACAACGTAAAGATTGACGGCTGTACATTCAACAGCATCTGTGTAACGGGTAAGGTATTCATCTACAGCAATAATACAGATATGCAGGATATCACCATCAAGAACAGCACATTCTACAACTGTAATGGTAACGGTCAGTTCTTCGTTGACTTCGGCAAAGATGCCAAATTTGGACCAAACACATTCACAATTGAAAGCTGTATCTTCGGTAAGAGCGCAGATGAGAAAACCGACAAAAACATCAGAAGCAAGACTCCAGCTACTGTAGCCAACAGCTTCAGAACAACAGACTTCTTCAAGGTGATTAAGGGCGTAAATGATACAGAATTCAGCTCTGAGCAGTTATTCACTGACCCAGCCAATGGCAACTTCACCATCAAGGCTGGTACTTTGAAAGAAAAGGCTGGTGACCCACGCTGGTATGTAGTAGAGGATTAA